In Fibrobacter sp. UWH4, a single genomic region encodes these proteins:
- a CDS encoding 2Fe-2S iron-sulfur cluster-binding protein has protein sequence MSNFYNMPKLPTENSPKVEIFVDDKAVMVPGDTNLLEALKAVGIETPHVCYHPYLPVSGNCRQCLVEQEGPRGRMLVIACYTPVMPGMKIYTPASSARVKNARKATQEFMLVNHPLDCPICDKAGECTLQENYMEAGQNESRMRPEYGKNYHGNPAHQFIDAKGQLRGGKHVDLGPRVLLDEERCVQCDRCVRFMRTIAGSEQLQLAGRADHTYITTFPGEKLDHEYDLCVTDVCPVGAMTAKYFRFQKRVWLLSHTPTVSMDDSLGANIWLDYADGHIYRVMPRCNPEVNRSWLSNTSRLAFQNFDKNRLPAMGFHVIQEALAEVKKVGGKVALVAGGYCTVEDLAAVRMLKESLGDSAELFGGTFKKVGAPDGIAMSGDPLANRAAFKLLGIPDNNLEDLTKRASEFKVLVTVNNDIFGEGGAAVATLEKIPTRIAFTPFNDATAQKASLAFGIRHWSEVQGTMVNSLNILQKLNACPVCPDEKIRAAYDVLSELAGNKFESAFDAFKKAGEYAAVLAGLSYDTIKSTGKLLEGGNA, from the coding sequence ATGAGTAACTTCTACAACATGCCGAAACTCCCGACCGAGAATAGCCCGAAGGTGGAAATCTTCGTGGACGACAAGGCCGTGATGGTTCCTGGCGATACAAACCTGCTCGAAGCTTTGAAGGCTGTCGGGATTGAAACTCCTCACGTCTGTTACCACCCGTATTTGCCGGTGTCCGGTAACTGCCGCCAGTGCCTGGTGGAGCAAGAAGGCCCGCGAGGTCGTATGCTCGTGATTGCCTGCTACACGCCGGTGATGCCGGGTATGAAAATCTACACGCCGGCATCCAGTGCGCGCGTGAAGAACGCCCGCAAGGCCACCCAGGAATTCATGCTGGTGAACCACCCGCTCGATTGCCCGATTTGCGACAAGGCCGGTGAATGCACCCTGCAGGAAAACTACATGGAAGCGGGCCAGAACGAATCCCGCATGCGCCCCGAATACGGCAAGAACTACCACGGCAATCCCGCACACCAGTTCATTGATGCGAAGGGTCAGCTCCGTGGCGGTAAGCACGTGGACTTGGGCCCCCGCGTGTTGCTCGACGAAGAACGCTGCGTGCAGTGCGACCGTTGCGTGCGCTTTATGCGTACCATTGCCGGTTCCGAACAGCTGCAGCTCGCCGGCCGCGCCGACCATACCTACATTACCACGTTCCCGGGTGAAAAGCTCGATCACGAATACGACTTGTGCGTGACCGACGTTTGCCCGGTGGGCGCCATGACCGCGAAGTACTTCCGCTTCCAGAAGCGCGTTTGGCTGCTCAGCCACACGCCGACGGTTTCGATGGACGATTCTCTCGGCGCAAACATTTGGCTCGATTACGCCGACGGTCACATTTACCGTGTGATGCCGCGTTGCAACCCTGAAGTGAACCGCAGCTGGCTTTCTAACACGAGCCGCCTCGCGTTCCAGAACTTCGACAAGAACCGCTTGCCGGCGATGGGCTTCCACGTGATTCAGGAAGCGCTCGCCGAAGTCAAGAAGGTCGGGGGCAAGGTCGCCCTCGTTGCCGGTGGCTATTGCACCGTCGAAGATCTTGCTGCGGTTCGCATGCTCAAGGAATCCTTGGGCGACTCCGCCGAACTTTTCGGCGGGACCTTCAAGAAGGTCGGCGCCCCCGACGGCATTGCCATGAGTGGCGACCCGCTTGCAAACCGTGCCGCATTCAAGCTGCTTGGCATTCCTGACAACAACCTCGAAGACCTTACGAAGCGTGCTTCTGAATTCAAGGTGCTTGTCACCGTGAATAACGACATCTTTGGTGAAGGTGGTGCCGCTGTGGCTACCCTCGAGAAGATTCCGACCCGTATCGCGTTCACTCCGTTCAACGATGCTACCGCCCAAAAGGCGTCGCTCGCTTTCGGCATTCGCCACTGGAGCGAAGTCCAGGGTACTATGGTGAATAGCCTGAACATTTTGCAGAAGTTGAACGCTTGCCCGGTATGCCCCGACGAAAAGATCCGCGCCGCCTACGACGTGCTTTCGGAACTCGCCGGGAACAAGTTCGAATCCGCATTCGACGCCTTCAAGAAGGCGGGCGAATATGCGGCCGTACTTGCAGGACTTTCTTACGATACCATCAAGAGTACAGGCAAGTTGCTCGAAGGAGGTAACGCCTAA
- the nuoF gene encoding NADH-quinone oxidoreductase subunit NuoF, which yields MAEVVKVCTGNFGKGAQDIEVYKKLGGYANISDRLFNMSQFEVIDYVQRSGLRGRGGAGFPTGMKWSFVPRNSGKPVYIVVNADEGEGGTFKDHFLMMEDPHRLIEGLIIAAWALGSRAAYIYCRGEFLPCIESLNKALNQAYAAGYLGENICGTKFSFDIFVHRGAGAYICGEETALINSLEGQKGQPRLKPPFPAVSGAWKSPTCVNNVETIMSLPWIFQHEPEEYAKMGTPRAGGTKVFCISGDVKNPGVYEAPLGTPMMTMINEYAGGVVGGNLKAVLPGGSSCAPLNAGECAVATMDYECLASMKTMFGSGAMIVINDTHNMAELLNVLGNFYSHESCGQCTPCREGTGLLHRILNQIVEGKGHDGDVELMQSLSGGFGGVTICPLSISLGGPVGSYTAKFRADFDELIAKNPDHAKPRVQENYRPGIFW from the coding sequence ATGGCTGAAGTAGTAAAAGTTTGTACAGGAAATTTTGGCAAGGGCGCCCAGGACATTGAAGTCTACAAGAAGCTGGGCGGCTACGCGAACATTTCGGATCGCTTGTTCAACATGAGCCAGTTCGAAGTGATTGACTACGTGCAGCGTTCCGGCCTGCGTGGCCGTGGCGGTGCAGGCTTCCCGACCGGCATGAAGTGGAGCTTTGTTCCGCGCAATTCCGGCAAGCCTGTGTACATTGTGGTGAACGCTGACGAAGGCGAAGGCGGTACCTTTAAGGATCACTTCCTGATGATGGAAGATCCGCACCGCTTGATCGAAGGCCTGATTATTGCAGCCTGGGCTCTCGGTAGCCGCGCTGCCTACATCTACTGCCGTGGCGAATTCTTGCCCTGCATCGAAAGCCTGAACAAGGCTTTGAACCAGGCATACGCCGCCGGTTACCTCGGCGAAAACATTTGCGGCACCAAGTTCAGTTTCGATATCTTTGTTCACCGTGGCGCTGGCGCCTACATTTGCGGTGAAGAAACTGCTCTTATCAACTCGCTCGAAGGCCAGAAGGGACAGCCCCGCCTGAAGCCGCCTTTCCCGGCGGTGAGCGGTGCATGGAAGAGCCCGACTTGCGTGAACAACGTCGAAACCATTATGTCTCTCCCGTGGATTTTCCAGCATGAACCCGAAGAATACGCCAAGATGGGTACACCCCGTGCCGGCGGTACCAAGGTGTTCTGCATCTCGGGCGACGTGAAGAATCCGGGCGTGTACGAAGCTCCGCTCGGCACTCCGATGATGACGATGATTAACGAATACGCCGGTGGCGTCGTGGGCGGAAACCTGAAGGCGGTACTTCCGGGTGGTTCCTCTTGCGCTCCGTTGAACGCGGGCGAATGCGCTGTAGCTACGATGGACTACGAATGCCTCGCCTCCATGAAGACGATGTTCGGTTCGGGTGCCATGATCGTGATTAACGATACGCACAACATGGCTGAACTCCTGAACGTGCTCGGCAACTTCTACAGCCACGAATCTTGCGGCCAGTGCACTCCGTGCCGCGAAGGTACGGGTCTTCTGCACCGCATTCTGAACCAGATTGTGGAAGGCAAGGGCCACGACGGCGATGTGGAACTCATGCAGAGCCTGAGTGGTGGATTTGGCGGCGTGACGATTTGTCCGCTTTCCATTTCGCTCGGTGGCCCGGTGGGCAGCTATACGGCGAAGTTCCGCGCCGACTTCGATGAATTGATCGCAAAGAACCCCGACCACGCCAAGCCGCGTGTTCAGGAAAACTATCGTCCTGGAATTTTCTGGTAA